A stretch of DNA from Vicingus serpentipes:
CAAAGATTTATTCCGATTATAAAGCAAGAGCAATTAATAACATAGGTTATATATATGAAAATGAAGGAGCTATAGATAAAGCTGTTAAAAATTATTTATTGAGTTTGAAAATTCAAAATAAGATTGGTGATAAGGAAGGGGAAGCTCAATCATATAATAATTTAGGCTTTGTAGAATATAATCGTGGAAATATTGAAGGAGCTTTAAAATATTATCATAAAAGTATAAAGATTAGAGAATCGATTAACGATGCAACAGGAATGGCTCAATCTTATAATAACATTGGATTACTGTATAAAAATCAAAATGAAATAGAATTAGCTTTAGAATATTACACAAAAAGCCTTAAAAAATATGAATTGATAGATAGTAAATATGGACAGGCTTTGGTGTTAATCAATATTGGAATGATTAAAGAACGAGCCAATGATTTAGATGGAGCATTACAGTATTATAATCATAGTTTAAAATTAAGAGAAGAAATTGGAGATAAAGCAGGAACAGCAATAGCCTTTAATAATATAGGGGGGATTTATAAACTTAAAGGAGATTTCCCTAAGGCATTATCCTATTATCAAAATAGTTTAGAAATTAGAAAAGCCATCAATAATAAGCCAGGCATGGCCACTTCTTATGATAATATTGGTGGCATTTATCTAAAATTAAATGATGTAAAAGCAGCAAAAGAGAATGGTCTAAATTCTTTGAATATATCCAAAGAAATTGGTTTCCCAACGAATATTTTATATGCTGCAATTTTAATGTGTCAGGTTTATGAGAAAGAATTAAACTATAAATCAGCCTTAGATATGTACAAATTACACATTCAGATGCGCGACAGTTTGAATAACGAAGAAACCCAAAAATCAGCAGCCAAGCAACAAGCCCAATACGAGTACGAAAAACAAAAAGCCGTTGATGATGCAGAACATGAAAAGCAAATAGCGATAGAGCAAGAAGCTAAAGAAAAACAACAAGTGATTACTTATGCTACTGGTGGTGGTTTAATGTTAGTAGGTATCTTTTTAGTGTTTGTGTTTAACCGTTTGCAAGTAACACGTAAGCAAAAGAATATAATTGAAATACAAAAGCAAGAGGTTGAAACACAAAAAGAGGTAGTAGAGTTAGCTCATTCAGAATTGGAAGAAAAGAATCAAGAAATAATGGATAGTATTAACTATGCCAAACGCATCCAAAATGCCATTTTACCGCCACTAAAAGTCGTTAAGGAATATTTACAAGAAAGTTTTATTTTATACAAACCCAAAGATATTGTTGCAGGAGATTTTTACTGGTTAGAACACAAAGAAGATAAAATACTATTTGCAGCAGCAGATTGTACCGGACATGGTGTACCTGGAGCCATGGTAAGTGTGGTGTGTAATAATGGTTTAAATAGGAGTATTAGAGAATATGGATTAACCGAACCGGGAGAAATATTGAATAAAACACGAGAAATAGTAATTGCAGAGTTTGAGAAAAGCGAAGAAGAAGTAAAAGATGGGATGGACATTGCTTTATGTAGTTTAGAGGGAAATACATTAAAATATGCAGGAGCTAATAATCCGCTATGGATAATTAGAGATGGAGAAATAATAGAAACAAAAGCAGACAAACAACCCATAGGGAAATTTGATGAGTTATTGCCTTATAAAACCCATACTTTTGAACTACAAAAAGGAGATAGTATTTATATTTTTAGTGATGGATATGTAGATCAATTTGGTGGAGAAAAAGGGAAGAAGTTTAAGGCTAAAGCCTTTCGAGAGCTACTTTTATCTAGTCAAGACAGTCCAATGGAAGAGCAAAGAACGATAATAGATAATGCATTCGAAAATTGGAGAGGTAACCTAGAACAAATAGATGATGTTTGTGTAATTGGGGTAAGAATATGAGGAAGTTAGTTTACATATTATTTTATTTATTACCACTATTTAACGTGGCTCAAAATCTTTCAAAAGAAGATTTAATAATAATTGATTCTATTAAGGTTGAATTAAACTCAACTAACAATGATTCGGTAAAAGTATTGCTATATGGCGATTGGGATAATATAGTTTATTATAATAATCCTATTCAAGGAATTGAATTGAATCAAAAAATAAAAAGTATTTGTGAACAAAATCTTAATAATTCAAATTTATCAAAAGGGCAAAAAATATTTTTTCAAGAAAGCCTCGCAAATTCTCATAATAATTTAGGACTATACTATTCTGACCAAGGAAAAATTGAAGAAGCAGTTGAACAGCATTTTACTGGATTAAAAATTTCAGAATTAATAAACGATTCACTAGGAAAAGCAAATGCTTATAATAATATTGGAAATCTATATGCTGATTTAGAAAACTATGATGAGGCTTTAAGTTTTTATGACAAAAGTTTCAAGATAAAAAAAATGCTAGATGATAAAAAAGGGATGTCTTCATACTACACAAATGTTGGTAATATTTTTTCCTCATTAGGACAAGATGATAAAGCACTTGATTATTATAAAACAGGATTATCTATAGATATTGAAATAGAAGATAGGATGGGAGAATCAGTAACATTGCATAATATAGGAGGTATTTATGCATCGCAGAATAAGACTCAATTTGCTAAAGAAAAATTTCTTCTAAGTTTGAAAATTGCTGAAGATCTTGATATTATTGAAAGGCAATCATTGACTTTAAACAGCTTGGCATTACTTGAACTTAAGTTGAAAAATTACTCTGCCGCATATAATTATGCAGCTCAATCATATAAACTTGCTAAAGAGATAGGATTAATTTATGAGCTTATGGATGCTGCTGATATTTTGTATGAAGTTTATTTTTTTAATAAAGAATACAAAAAAGCAATTGAAAAACTGGAGGAATATATTTTACTTAATGACAGTCTAACAAAAACAGAAAATCAATCTTCCATTATTAAAGAAAATTTTAGGCATGAGTACGAAAAGCAAAAAGCCATTGATGATAAAGAGCATGAGAAACAAATTGTTATTGAGCAAGAAGCAAAAAAACAACAACAAGTTATTACCTATGCTACTGCAGCAGGTTTAGGTTTAGTGGCAATCTTTTTAATCTTTGTATTTAATAGATTACAAGTCACTAAAAAACAAAAACTAATAATAGAAAAGCAAAAAAAATCAGTTGAATTAGCTAACCATCAATTAGAAGAAAAGAATCAAGAAATACTAGACAGTATTAATTACGCCAAACGAATACAAAACGCTATACTTCCACCAAATAAAGTTGTAAAAGAATTCCTTCCAAATAGTTTTATATTATACAAGCCAAAAGACATTGTCGCAGGAGATTTTTACTGGATGGAGTCGTTAGTGCCGACTGGCAATAAAAAAGATACCGCTATACTTTTTGCAGCAGCAGATTGTACAGGACATGGTGTGCCAGGAGCAATGGTAAGTGTTGTTTGTAACAATGGTTTAAACAGAAGTGTGCGAGAATATGGATTAACTGATCCTGGAGAGATATTAAACAAAACACGAGAGATAGTTATTGCAGAGTTTGAGAAAAGCGAAGAAGAAGTAAAAGATGGAATGGATATAGCCTTATGTTCACTAAAAGGAAACACTTTACACTATGCAGGAGCAAATAATCCCTTATGGATAGTTAGAGAGGGAGAGTTATTAGAAACAAAAGCAAACAAACAGCCTATAGGACAATTTGATAATCCAGAACCATACAAAACACATACAATAGAATTACAAAAAGGAGATAGTATTTACATATTCTCAGATGGATATGTTGACCAATTTGGAGGAGAAAAAGGGAAGAAATTTAAGGCTAAAGCCTTTCGAGAGCTACTTTTGTCTATTCAAGAAACACCAATGGAAGAGCAAAGAACGATAATAGATAATGCATTCGAAAATTGGAGAGGTAACCTAGAACAAATAGATGATGTTTGTGTAATTGGAGTTAGAATTTGAAATATTTAATTTACATATTACTTTTTTTACTGCCTTTGGTTGGGTTTTCTCAAAACTTTGCTGATAAAGAATATTATCTTGTTGATTC
This window harbors:
- a CDS encoding tetratricopeptide repeat protein gives rise to the protein MKKLIYIVPFILCELFIVNSNAQNYADNQFLDSLKNELTNPNIEDSMQIILLHQIGENTPIFRVSYWDSLLQINNHIIQNFKNKQHPKIYSDYKARAINNIGYIYENEGAIDKAVKNYLLSLKIQNKIGDKEGEAQSYNNLGFVEYNRGNIEGALKYYHKSIKIRESINDATGMAQSYNNIGLLYKNQNEIELALEYYTKSLKKYELIDSKYGQALVLINIGMIKERANDLDGALQYYNHSLKLREEIGDKAGTAIAFNNIGGIYKLKGDFPKALSYYQNSLEIRKAINNKPGMATSYDNIGGIYLKLNDVKAAKENGLNSLNISKEIGFPTNILYAAILMCQVYEKELNYKSALDMYKLHIQMRDSLNNEETQKSAAKQQAQYEYEKQKAVDDAEHEKQIAIEQEAKEKQQVITYATGGGLMLVGIFLVFVFNRLQVTRKQKNIIEIQKQEVETQKEVVELAHSELEEKNQEIMDSINYAKRIQNAILPPLKVVKEYLQESFILYKPKDIVAGDFYWLEHKEDKILFAAADCTGHGVPGAMVSVVCNNGLNRSIREYGLTEPGEILNKTREIVIAEFEKSEEEVKDGMDIALCSLEGNTLKYAGANNPLWIIRDGEIIETKADKQPIGKFDELLPYKTHTFELQKGDSIYIFSDGYVDQFGGEKGKKFKAKAFRELLLSSQDSPMEEQRTIIDNAFENWRGNLEQIDDVCVIGVRI
- a CDS encoding tetratricopeptide repeat protein, whose product is MRKLVYILFYLLPLFNVAQNLSKEDLIIIDSIKVELNSTNNDSVKVLLYGDWDNIVYYNNPIQGIELNQKIKSICEQNLNNSNLSKGQKIFFQESLANSHNNLGLYYSDQGKIEEAVEQHFTGLKISELINDSLGKANAYNNIGNLYADLENYDEALSFYDKSFKIKKMLDDKKGMSSYYTNVGNIFSSLGQDDKALDYYKTGLSIDIEIEDRMGESVTLHNIGGIYASQNKTQFAKEKFLLSLKIAEDLDIIERQSLTLNSLALLELKLKNYSAAYNYAAQSYKLAKEIGLIYELMDAADILYEVYFFNKEYKKAIEKLEEYILLNDSLTKTENQSSIIKENFRHEYEKQKAIDDKEHEKQIVIEQEAKKQQQVITYATAAGLGLVAIFLIFVFNRLQVTKKQKLIIEKQKKSVELANHQLEEKNQEILDSINYAKRIQNAILPPNKVVKEFLPNSFILYKPKDIVAGDFYWMESLVPTGNKKDTAILFAAADCTGHGVPGAMVSVVCNNGLNRSVREYGLTDPGEILNKTREIVIAEFEKSEEEVKDGMDIALCSLKGNTLHYAGANNPLWIVREGELLETKANKQPIGQFDNPEPYKTHTIELQKGDSIYIFSDGYVDQFGGEKGKKFKAKAFRELLLSIQETPMEEQRTIIDNAFENWRGNLEQIDDVCVIGVRI